Proteins from a genomic interval of Sporichthyaceae bacterium:
- a CDS encoding TetR/AcrR family transcriptional regulator C-terminal domain-containing protein encodes MTSARADRLTLDVIVDAAARLIAEEGYDALNMRRLAKECGVGVMTLYGYVRTKDELLQALADRLFHLVDLADDEDLPWPEHIARVLRSVRAIFLEHPELLPITAMHRLDGAGAYRGAESLFRALEQAGLQGAQVVHAFDAMVAFTLGFVQREVGTDRSTAGPMPGLSRLPREEYPRVLELAGHMVARDTDAAFEAGLQLLIAGIAAVGA; translated from the coding sequence ATGACTAGTGCTCGTGCGGACCGTTTGACGCTCGACGTCATCGTCGACGCAGCCGCGCGGTTGATCGCCGAGGAGGGCTACGACGCGCTCAACATGCGGCGACTGGCCAAGGAGTGCGGCGTCGGGGTGATGACGCTCTACGGCTACGTGCGCACCAAGGACGAGTTGCTGCAGGCGTTGGCGGATCGGCTGTTCCACCTCGTCGACCTGGCCGATGACGAGGACCTGCCCTGGCCGGAGCACATCGCCCGGGTGCTGCGCTCGGTGCGCGCGATCTTCCTGGAGCACCCGGAGTTGCTGCCGATCACCGCCATGCACCGACTGGACGGCGCGGGCGCCTACCGCGGTGCGGAGTCGTTGTTCCGCGCGCTGGAGCAGGCGGGGCTGCAGGGCGCGCAGGTGGTGCACGCCTTCGACGCCATGGTCGCCTTCACCCTCGGCTTCGTGCAGCGCGAGGTGGGCACCGACCGTTCCACCGCCGGCCCGATGCCCGGCCTATCCCGACTACCACGGGAGGAGTACCCCCGGGTGCTCGAGCTGGCCGGACACATGGTCGCCCGCGACACCGACGCCGCCTTCGAGGCGGGCCTGCAGCTGTTGATCGCCGGGATCGCCGCGGTTGGTGCCTGA
- a CDS encoding LLM class flavin-dependent oxidoreductase yields MVTTSIPLISDRFTPPAAFAAYAQAAAASGVVDELLVWDQMTNFWPRQLWTPENSPLAALLPDIDSYADAYALSAYVLAAAPNLGITVSTDAIRRGPAELFQTMLTLQNMTSGRITVMMGAGEAKQATPYGWKRAEGLARLEDQLHSFHALWDATAGPVDRTGNHWSLKTAWLGSARGARPHLWALGGGPKLLDLGTSYADGMAAIVPSVYPTPESFKAGIDDLKKTLADKGRDPEAFGFGLWFMAAVHEDEEVIRTALRGKLLRYMAGIAGRVEMAAWTREGITPPMPEDWHYAVKLRPVEWTDSEIDEFLDRITDEIVDRSYVKGTPEQVAAEVQTYVDAGATWVSVCDLMPLVLEPEDAQQALGRNIEICRRLKGAS; encoded by the coding sequence ATGGTGACCACCTCGATCCCGTTGATCTCCGACCGCTTCACCCCGCCCGCGGCCTTCGCCGCCTACGCGCAGGCCGCCGCCGCCAGTGGCGTCGTGGACGAGTTGCTGGTCTGGGACCAGATGACCAACTTCTGGCCGCGCCAACTCTGGACGCCGGAGAACTCCCCCCTGGCCGCGCTGCTGCCGGACATCGACTCCTACGCCGACGCCTACGCATTGAGTGCCTACGTGCTGGCCGCGGCGCCGAACCTGGGCATCACCGTCAGCACCGACGCGATCCGCCGCGGGCCGGCCGAGTTGTTCCAGACCATGCTGACCCTGCAGAACATGACCTCGGGTCGGATCACGGTGATGATGGGCGCGGGCGAGGCGAAGCAGGCCACCCCGTACGGCTGGAAGCGCGCCGAGGGCCTGGCGCGACTGGAGGACCAGCTCCATTCCTTCCACGCGCTGTGGGACGCCACCGCCGGCCCGGTCGACCGCACCGGCAACCACTGGAGCCTGAAGACCGCGTGGCTGGGCAGCGCCCGCGGTGCCCGCCCACATCTGTGGGCGTTGGGCGGCGGACCGAAGCTGCTGGACCTCGGCACCTCCTATGCCGACGGCATGGCGGCGATCGTGCCGTCGGTGTATCCGACCCCGGAGTCGTTCAAGGCCGGGATCGACGACCTCAAAAAGACGCTCGCCGACAAGGGCCGCGACCCCGAGGCCTTCGGCTTCGGCCTGTGGTTCATGGCCGCGGTGCACGAGGACGAAGAGGTCATCCGCACAGCCCTACGGGGCAAGCTGCTGCGGTATATGGCGGGCATCGCCGGCCGGGTGGAGATGGCGGCCTGGACCCGCGAGGGCATCACCCCGCCGATGCCCGAGGACTGGCACTACGCCGTCAAGTTGCGGCCGGTGGAGTGGACCGACAGCGAGATCGACGAGTTCCTCGACCGGATCACCGACGAGATCGTGGACCGCTCCTACGTGAAGGGCACCCCCGAGCAGGTCGCCGCCGAGGTACAGACCTACGTCGATGCGGGCGCCACCTGGGTCAGCGTGTGTGACCTGATGCCGCTGGTGCTCGAGCCGGAGGACGCGCAGCAGGCGTTGGGGCGCAACATCGAGATCTGTCGACGGCTCAAGGGGGCGTCGTGA
- a CDS encoding MDR family MFS transporter, with amino-acid sequence MSGLMIVMMLAMLDNTIVSPALPTITGDLGGLQHLAWVTTAYILGSTVSVPLWGKLGDILPRKAVFMCSISIFLIGSALSGVAQSMNQLIAFRALQGIGAGDLMTGVMASMAVLVSPRDRGKYAGYFMAVMPISMIGGPLAGGWITDNLSWRWTFYINLPVGLAAMAVLAKTMKLPPNRVRKAGFDWAGTILSILWITSAVLAASWAGTQYGWGSPVILGLFAVAVVGLVSFIRIELDADEPVVPVRIYRNRNFAVAAGLRFMVGFAMFGAMTFLPQFQQYVQGASATGSGLLMLPMMAGVVIMSISSGRITSKTGKYRVFPILGSAFMVTGLALLSLIKVDTGRVETGVFMFVLGLGLGCMFSSTQTIAQNSVQMSEISAATASVSFMQAIGGSLGVSLFGALYAHTLASDTHGAFSHGVSLPPSALASLPHDTAATLQHGITHGASHVFLAAALASIVGLLASLLIKQVTLRGSTIPKQGGPADAAAPDVAHV; translated from the coding sequence ATGTCCGGTCTGATGATCGTGATGATGCTCGCGATGCTGGACAACACCATCGTCTCGCCGGCCCTGCCGACGATCACCGGTGATCTGGGCGGTCTGCAGCACCTGGCATGGGTGACCACCGCCTACATCCTCGGCTCCACCGTCTCGGTGCCGCTGTGGGGAAAGCTCGGCGACATCCTGCCGCGCAAGGCCGTGTTCATGTGCTCGATCAGCATTTTCCTGATCGGCTCGGCGCTGTCCGGCGTGGCCCAGTCGATGAACCAGCTGATCGCCTTCCGCGCGCTGCAGGGCATCGGCGCCGGTGACCTGATGACCGGCGTGATGGCGTCCATGGCCGTGCTGGTCTCGCCGCGCGACCGCGGCAAGTACGCCGGTTACTTCATGGCGGTGATGCCGATCTCGATGATCGGCGGCCCGCTGGCGGGCGGCTGGATCACCGACAACCTGTCCTGGCGCTGGACCTTCTACATCAACCTGCCGGTCGGCCTGGCCGCCATGGCGGTGCTGGCCAAGACCATGAAGCTTCCGCCGAACCGCGTGCGCAAGGCCGGTTTCGACTGGGCGGGCACCATCCTGTCGATCCTCTGGATCACCTCCGCGGTGCTGGCCGCCAGCTGGGCAGGCACCCAGTACGGCTGGGGTTCCCCGGTCATCCTCGGCCTGTTCGCGGTTGCCGTGGTCGGCCTGGTCAGCTTCATCCGGATCGAACTGGACGCCGACGAGCCGGTGGTGCCGGTGCGCATCTACCGCAACCGCAACTTCGCGGTGGCCGCGGGCCTGCGCTTCATGGTCGGCTTCGCGATGTTCGGTGCGATGACCTTCCTGCCGCAGTTCCAGCAGTACGTGCAGGGCGCCTCGGCGACCGGCTCCGGCCTGCTGATGCTGCCGATGATGGCCGGCGTGGTCATCATGAGCATCTCCTCCGGCCGCATCACCTCCAAGACCGGCAAGTACCGCGTCTTCCCGATCCTCGGCTCCGCGTTCATGGTCACCGGTCTGGCGCTGCTGTCGCTGATCAAGGTGGACACCGGGCGGGTGGAGACCGGCGTGTTCATGTTCGTGCTCGGCCTGGGCCTGGGCTGCATGTTCAGCTCCACCCAGACCATCGCGCAGAACAGCGTGCAGATGTCCGAGATCTCCGCGGCCACCGCGAGCGTCTCGTTCATGCAGGCGATCGGCGGCTCGCTGGGTGTCTCGCTGTTCGGCGCGCTGTACGCGCACACGCTGGCCAGCGACACGCACGGTGCCTTCTCGCACGGCGTCTCGCTGCCGCCCTCGGCACTCGCCTCGTTGCCGCACGACACGGCCGCCACCCTGCAGCACGGGATCACCCACGGCGCGAGCCACGTGTTCCTGGCCGCCGCGCTGGCGAGCATCGTGGGCCTGTTGGCCTCGCTGCTGATCAAGCAGGTGACGCTGCGCGGCTCGACCATCCCGAAGCAGGGCGGCCCGGCGGACGCCGCTGCCCCGGACGTCGCCCACGTCTAA
- a CDS encoding TIGR03857 family LLM class F420-dependent oxidoreductase: MSRADLSAYVVSGAVSAHDRPRRFETESRTVAEGISDGVAAERLGFHRAFLSERYDIKHADVLLAGIAARTSTLRLATGTIDPQTRQVWNTAAFGATFHACFGPRLAITLGLGDDAIFARMGVRKASYAEMVEYAQLYRALWRGESVSYTGQSGSFENFSFSETYDGPPPELWLGSFANPRGAATIAAAYDGVVLPPVFTPSATKAAVARIHEACERIDRDPASVRICQSVITAPDLDSEEFRQLAHGRATTYFVYPGYGEQLARVNGWDEQVVRDVRNHPIFSGLGKVADMEMHRHQMMDAAALIPDEWMLDSCAFGTAAECAANLARFVDAGADEIATYGSTPDQNAGLLAAWKAMA; the protein is encoded by the coding sequence GTGAGTCGCGCCGACCTGAGCGCCTACGTCGTTTCGGGTGCCGTCAGCGCCCACGACCGGCCCCGGCGCTTCGAGACCGAATCGCGCACGGTGGCGGAGGGCATCTCCGACGGGGTGGCCGCCGAACGCCTGGGCTTCCACCGCGCATTCCTCTCCGAGCGCTACGACATCAAGCACGCCGACGTGCTGCTGGCGGGCATCGCCGCCCGTACCTCCACGCTGCGCCTGGCCACCGGCACCATCGACCCGCAGACCCGTCAGGTGTGGAACACCGCCGCGTTCGGCGCCACCTTCCACGCCTGCTTCGGGCCGCGGTTGGCCATCACCCTCGGCCTGGGCGACGACGCAATCTTCGCGCGGATGGGTGTCCGGAAGGCCTCGTACGCCGAGATGGTGGAGTACGCGCAGCTGTACCGGGCGCTATGGCGCGGCGAGTCCGTGTCCTACACGGGACAGTCGGGCTCGTTCGAGAACTTCTCCTTCTCCGAGACCTACGACGGGCCACCGCCCGAGCTGTGGTTGGGCTCGTTCGCCAATCCGCGCGGGGCGGCGACGATCGCCGCGGCCTACGACGGTGTGGTGCTGCCACCGGTGTTCACCCCCTCCGCGACGAAGGCCGCCGTGGCGCGCATCCACGAGGCGTGTGAGCGCATCGATCGCGACCCGGCATCGGTGCGCATCTGCCAATCGGTGATCACCGCGCCGGACCTCGATTCCGAGGAGTTCCGCCAGCTCGCGCACGGCCGGGCGACCACGTACTTCGTCTATCCCGGCTACGGCGAGCAGCTGGCCCGGGTGAACGGCTGGGACGAGCAGGTGGTCCGCGACGTCCGCAACCACCCGATCTTCTCCGGGCTGGGCAAGGTCGCGGACATGGAGATGCACCGCCACCAGATGATGGACGCCGCCGCGCTGATCCCGGACGAGTGGATGCTGGACTCCTGCGCGTTCGGTACTGCCGCGGAGTGCGCGGCCAACCTGGCACGCTTCGTCGACGCAGGGGCGGACGAGATCGCGACCTACGGGTCGACACCGGACCAGAACGCAGGGTTGTTGGCGGCGTGGAAGGCGATGGCATGA